The proteins below come from a single Drosophila teissieri strain GT53w chromosome 3L, Prin_Dtei_1.1, whole genome shotgun sequence genomic window:
- the LOC122616418 gene encoding U3 small nucleolar RNA-associated protein 14 homolog C — protein sequence MSDDEEHYEPKAHKKLLQAIGSLGKVQYIQKSTRDERQSRQDEFQLVKGVSSAETDSAPRAVGLNDLVDILRTSTKHSQTGKKLKNVQGSKKVLEKPLEKPAADRIKRTIGYEGVTKKLGRWDAVVAQQRSAETQIFPLPSETVYVNTSAKTRSLNTRIKSNLAKELEANNLKLRELRKAQIGDTTDEKELAKQERLLLQKKLTRDELFARRKELAYLKMRESQKSAKARMQNKIKSKKFHKLQKRQKMLEQMKEFELLQKTNPEAALEKLNALEKSRVQERASLRHKNTGTWAKNLQIRAKYDKDVRKDLAEQLAVSRELTQKKHQSDSEDETINKRVVPEEEENDYDPFNPWTKRKATEETENGKGESEDSNWRQYWTKRNKNEKLLEEHRRNMEEVQDNDEQEEKETIHKSLDEVKPTKKNLKKSKVKIENGWQVENISPTEQKKIMGNPNSKTIDDIFEKHEDEIRAKLTKKMEKLKERVNKLKEAPVKGKKTKKKDVLQNLKSLALKKSKQQVEIDEPLNYEDDKDSQINIPAQLEVNTESTETPAVDTIDPNKVTTLVFSQKKNSSGGLNDALIDDEAAEYDEEDAAAERQLTISQAFEDDDIVADFNRDKSKDSELKNTELQLALPGWGSWAGAGISKEVMERRNKRLLLKLAAPEKRRDENKDNLYLNESASKKAREHMVSSIPFPFRSLADYEASIRAPVGRNFVPETAFRMLTRPAVITRKGQVIEPMTESELVKPDRRLRHIVDRRIKRIPKVPSKAKIA from the exons ATGAGTGACGACGAGGAGCACTACGAACCGAAGGCGCACAAGAAGCTGCTGCAGGCCATCGGCAGTCTGGGCAAGGTGCAGTACATCCAGAAGTCCACGCGCGACGAGCGGCAGTCGCGCCAGGATGAGTTCCAACTGGTGAAAGGTGTTTCGTCGGCGGAAACAGATAGTGCCCCCCGAGCCGTGGGTTTGAACGATCTGGTTGATATCCTGCGCACCTCCACCAAGCACAGTCAGACGGGAAAGAAGCTTAAGAACGTCCAGGGCAGCAAGAAGGTACTTGAGAAGCCGTTGGAGAAACCAGCAGCAGATCGCATTAAGCGAACCATTGGCTACGAGGGAGTGACCAAGAAGCTCGGTCGCTGGGATGCTGTGGTGGCTCAACAGAGATCTGCGGAGACGCAG ATCTTTCCCTTACCCTCCGAAACGGTTTACGTGAACACTTCGGCGAAAACACGATCCCTAAACACACGGATCAAATCCAATCTTGCTAAGGAACTCGAGGCTAACAACCTGAAACTACGGGAACTGAGGAAAGCACAAATTGGGGACACCACGGATGAAAAAGAGCTGGCCAAGCAGGAGCGCCTTTTACTGCAAAAGAAGCTTACACGGGATGAGCTCTTCGCCCGTCGCAAGGAGCTGGCTTACCTGAAGATGCGCGAGTCTCAAAAGTCAGCAAAGGCACgcatgcaaaacaaaatcaaatcgaaaaaGTTCCACAAGCTGCAAAAGCGTCAGAAAATGTTGGAGCAGATGAAGGAGTTCGAGTTGCTGCAGAAAACCAATCCGGAAGCGGCGCTGGAAAAGCTAAATGCGCTGGAAAAAAGTCGAGTCCAGGAGCGCGCCAGCCTGCGGCACAAGAACACCGGTACTTGGGCTAAGAATCTGCAGATACGGGCCAAATACGACAAGGATGTGCGAAAGGATCTGGCCGAGCAGTTGGCTGTTAGCAGGGAACTGACCCAGAAAAAGCACCAGTCAGACAGCGAAGATGAAACTATCAACAAGAGAGTGGTtcccgaggaggaggagaatgACTACGATCCCTTTAATCCTTGGACAAAACGAAAAGCTACGGAGgaaacggaaaatggaaaaggtgAAAGTGAGGATTCCAATTGGCGACAATACTGGacaaaaaggaataaaaatgaaaagttacTGGAGGAGCATCGTAGGAATATGGAAGAAGTCCAAGATAACGACGAGCAGGAGGAGAAAGAAACTATACACAAATCATTAGACGAAGTAAAACCTACCAAGAAGAACCTAAAGAAATCGAAAGTTAAGATAGAAAATGGCTGGCAGGTGGAAAATATTAGCCCAACTGAACAGAAAAAAATCATGGGAAACCCGAATTCAAAAACCATTGATGACATTTTTGAGAAGCACGAAGATGAAATCAGAGCCAAACTAACTAAGAAAATGGAGAAACTAAAGGAACGGgtaaacaaactaaaagaAGCCCCCGTCAAGGGAAAAAAGACGAAAAAGAAGGACGTCCTGCAAAACCTTAAAAGTCTGGCTTTAAAAAAGAGCAAGCAGCAGGTGGAGATCGACGAGCCTCTGAACTACGAGGATGATAAAGACTCACAGATTAATATCCCTGCCCAATTGGAAGTTAATACAGAAAGCACGGAAACTCCAGCTGTGGACACCATAGATCCCAACAAGGTAACCACTTTAGTGTTCagccaaaaaaagaacagcTCGGGAGGCCTTAATGATGCTCTGATAGACGATGAAGCAGCAGAATACGACGAGGAAGACGCGGCTGCTGAACGGCAGTTGACAATCAGTCAGGCCTTCGAGGACGATGACATTGTAGCTGATTTTAATCGGGACAAAAGCAAGGACTCGGAGCTGAAAAACACTGAGCTTCAGCTGGCCCTGCCTGGATGGGGTTCCTGGGCGGGTGCTGGCATTTCGAAGGAGGTAATGGAGCGACGAAACAAGCGGCTTCTACTTAAGTTGGCCGCTCCAGAAAAGCGTCGTGACGAAAATAAGGATAATCTTTACCTCAACGAGTCAGCCAGCAAGAAGGCGCGCGAGCACATGGTCTCCAGCATCCCATTTCCTTTCCGATCCCTGGCAGACTACGAAGCCAGTATCCGTGCCCCAGTTGGCCGGAACTTTGTGCCGGAGACGGCCTTCCGCATGCTGACCCGTCCGGCTGTCATCACGCGCAAGGGTCAGGTAATCGAGCCTATGACTGAGAGCGAGCTGGTCAAGCCGGACAGGCGTCTACGTCACATCGTGGACAGGAGGATAAAGCGCATACCGAAAGTGCCATCCAAGGCCAAGATAGCATAG
- the LOC122617157 gene encoding probable aminoacyl tRNA synthase complex-interacting multifunctional protein 2 isoform X1, with protein MYELKTLLPQFDIKLPTCMYHLKNVSLAADPLASGSSTSAPTSASTSSCKLEANWISKTGQNAATCALDLDSLGRQIQRLLKDDTASVAARQEKVLKQLEELKAQLGQIRAGLGVCGKTFQHTTAFQNGGLKEVPLQDVVINGHPNFIPYALLALKNAWRDLYTIDVKTFTHSTMADIGPAAREFEANLAKVPVNPALPKISVTLIWKNCEHTEMISSPTMYVPIYGEVNIIRYLGRVGPAEYRYEGSPLCNEIDLVLDICYQLLRCNTHKTQVAMVRLLDKRLQKQQYFGGSQMSVADIGVYSSLIRMPAVTDKDLTPALLAWRKRAKLVVQI; from the exons ATGTACGAACTAAAGACTCTGCTGCCGCAATTCGACATCAAGCTGCCCACCTGCATGTATCACCTCAAGAACGTGAGCCTGGCGGCGGATCCTCTGGCCAGCGGCTCCTCCACATCCGCTCCCACATCCGCGTCCACATCATCATGC AAATTGGAGGCCAACTGGATCAGCAAAACAGGGCAAAACGCAGCCACATGTGCACTTGATTTGGACTCTTTAGGCCGACAAATACAGCGACTGCTAAAG GACGATACGGCATCAGTGGCAGCCCGCCAGGAGAAGGTTCtcaagcagctggaggagctcaaGGCGCAGCTGGGACAAATCCGGGCAGGACTCGGGGTTTGCGGCAAGACCTTCCAGCACACGACTGCCTTCCAGAATGGTGGATTAAAGGAG GTGCCACTGCAGGATGTCGTCATCAATGGACATCCCAACTTTATACCCTATGCCTTGTTGGCCTTAAAGAATGCCTGGCGTGATCTGTACACCATTGATGTCAAGACCTTTACGCACTCCACGATGGCCGACATTGGACCAGCAGCTCGTGAATTCGAGGCCAACTTGGCGAAGGTTCCAGTAAACCCAGCTTTGCCCAAGATTAGTGTGACGCTCATCTGGAAGAACT GCGAACACACCGAGATGATCAGCTCGCCCACCATGTACGTGCCCATCTACGGAGAGGTTAACATCATTCGCTATCTGGGCCGTGTGGGTCCAGCCGAATATCGCTATGAGGGCTCTCCGCTCTGCAATGAGATCGACCTCGTCCTGGACATCTGTTACCAACTGTTGCGCTGCAACACGCACAAAACGCAGGTGGCTATGGTGCGCCTGCTGGACAAGCGACTGCAGAAACAGCAGTACTTCGGTGGATCCCAGATGTCGGTGGCAGATATCGGAGTCTACAGCTCACTGATACGCATGCCAGCTGTTACCGATAAGGATCTGACGCCTGCGCTTTTGGCTTGGAGAAAAAGGGCTAAGCTCGTGGTTCAAATCTAA
- the LOC122617157 gene encoding probable aminoacyl tRNA synthase complex-interacting multifunctional protein 2 isoform X2, which translates to MYELKTLLPQFDIKLPTCMYHLKNVSLAADPLASGSSTSAPTSASTSSCDDTASVAARQEKVLKQLEELKAQLGQIRAGLGVCGKTFQHTTAFQNGGLKEVPLQDVVINGHPNFIPYALLALKNAWRDLYTIDVKTFTHSTMADIGPAAREFEANLAKVPVNPALPKISVTLIWKNCEHTEMISSPTMYVPIYGEVNIIRYLGRVGPAEYRYEGSPLCNEIDLVLDICYQLLRCNTHKTQVAMVRLLDKRLQKQQYFGGSQMSVADIGVYSSLIRMPAVTDKDLTPALLAWRKRAKLVVQI; encoded by the exons ATGTACGAACTAAAGACTCTGCTGCCGCAATTCGACATCAAGCTGCCCACCTGCATGTATCACCTCAAGAACGTGAGCCTGGCGGCGGATCCTCTGGCCAGCGGCTCCTCCACATCCGCTCCCACATCCGCGTCCACATCATCATGC GACGATACGGCATCAGTGGCAGCCCGCCAGGAGAAGGTTCtcaagcagctggaggagctcaaGGCGCAGCTGGGACAAATCCGGGCAGGACTCGGGGTTTGCGGCAAGACCTTCCAGCACACGACTGCCTTCCAGAATGGTGGATTAAAGGAG GTGCCACTGCAGGATGTCGTCATCAATGGACATCCCAACTTTATACCCTATGCCTTGTTGGCCTTAAAGAATGCCTGGCGTGATCTGTACACCATTGATGTCAAGACCTTTACGCACTCCACGATGGCCGACATTGGACCAGCAGCTCGTGAATTCGAGGCCAACTTGGCGAAGGTTCCAGTAAACCCAGCTTTGCCCAAGATTAGTGTGACGCTCATCTGGAAGAACT GCGAACACACCGAGATGATCAGCTCGCCCACCATGTACGTGCCCATCTACGGAGAGGTTAACATCATTCGCTATCTGGGCCGTGTGGGTCCAGCCGAATATCGCTATGAGGGCTCTCCGCTCTGCAATGAGATCGACCTCGTCCTGGACATCTGTTACCAACTGTTGCGCTGCAACACGCACAAAACGCAGGTGGCTATGGTGCGCCTGCTGGACAAGCGACTGCAGAAACAGCAGTACTTCGGTGGATCCCAGATGTCGGTGGCAGATATCGGAGTCTACAGCTCACTGATACGCATGCCAGCTGTTACCGATAAGGATCTGACGCCTGCGCTTTTGGCTTGGAGAAAAAGGGCTAAGCTCGTGGTTCAAATCTAA